A stretch of the Aegilops tauschii subsp. strangulata cultivar AL8/78 chromosome 4, Aet v6.0, whole genome shotgun sequence genome encodes the following:
- the LOC120963076 gene encoding uncharacterized protein codes for MTLEQLLMYCSAFVVQLLEQGEEEMRHRVLGWFVHRAHEIMGNRQGHAVFATLLRICRWRYEELRSIVEAAVTPNLVSRSNDGVTSLKMLIAEVARHWDLSERLVGSFVNERVMDEAGGNELIADCFATMPYEVTRALIRHALDTINDKLESELGSRCLAVCFRNARADHLKDFEKAVCEGAIAMAMGQYSNYFMQGVLEHGDIGVQYAVVDQLMTEVASLCCHRYGHYVVQSCILKSGDYRGELLRRLIQELERLGDTQLAGLVKNRFGSRVLSRLLDTAETPRFRSERWGWELAQRIRRASAAHLGPDLEKTNAKRVMKSVDRMGLS; via the exons ATGACGCTTGAGCAGCTGCTGATGTATTGCTCGGCATTCGTGGTCCAACTGCTGGAGCAGGGTGAGGAGGAGATGCGCCACAGGGTGCTCGGCTGGTTCGTGCACCGCGCGCACGAGATCATGGGGAACAGGCAGGGGCATGCGGTGTTCGCCACGCTGCTGCGCATCTGCCGCTGGCGGTATGAGGAGCTCCGCAGCATCGTGGAAGCCGCCGTCACGCCCAACCTCGTCTCGAGGTCCAACGACGG GGTGACATCTCTGAAGATGCTCATTGCGGAGGTGGCGCGGCACTGGGACCTGTCCGAGCGGCTCGTCGGCAGCTTCGTGAATGAGCGCGTGATGGACGAGGCCGGAGGGAACGAACTGATTGCCGACTGTTTCGCCACGATGCCTTACGAGGTGACCAGG GCTCTGATCCGGCACGCCCTGGACACCATCAATGACAAGCTGGAGTCAGAGTTGGGGTCGAGGTGCCTGGCAGTATGCTTCAGGAACGCGCGAGCCGACCATCTCAAGGACTTCGAGAAGGCCGTCTGTGAAGGTGCCATAGCAATGGCCATGGGCCAATACAG CAACTACTTCATGCAGGGCGTCCTGGAGCATGGGGACATAGGTGTACAGTACGCCGTCGTGGATCAGCTCATGACGGAAGTCGCCAGTCTGTGCTGCCACCGGTACGGGCACTACGTGGTGCAGTCTTGCATCCTGAAGAGCGGCGATTACCGGGGCGAGCTGCTGCGGCGTCTGATCCAGGAGCTTGAACGGCTGGGCGATACACAGCTCGCCGGGCTGGTGAAGAACCGCTTCGGCAGCCGCGTCCTCAGCCGCCTGCTCGACACGGCCGAAACTCCT CGCTTCAGGAGCGAGCGCTGGGGGTGGGAGCTGGCCCAGAGGATCAGGCGCGCATCGGCGGCCCACCTGGGGCCTGACCTGGAGAAGACTAACGCGAAGCGGGTGATGAAGTCCGTAGACCGGATGGGGCTGTCGTAG